A genomic region of Elaeis guineensis isolate ETL-2024a chromosome 9, EG11, whole genome shotgun sequence contains the following coding sequences:
- the LOC105033949 gene encoding LOW QUALITY PROTEIN: uncharacterized protein (The sequence of the model RefSeq protein was modified relative to this genomic sequence to represent the inferred CDS: inserted 2 bases in 2 codons), translating to MPRYYCDYCDTYLTHDSPSVRKQHNAGYKHKANVRSYYQQFEEQQTQSLIDQRIKEHLGQAAAFQVGATFNQHLMSVPGNPQRPRLPVLXPPILIAGASSQPPMTLPLIPGVRPPVLPRPLLVRRLNLFGFFYCLIILIPRVIRKGIFDVFYKNMDLGNCIQGENLPHLIVGVTASADFPTLGFDWVGSGVGMCSLVGGYGVAPNVPTVPPTAMPPGATSMPMQMNHLPRPPTLAPPASGATMTPNSNGAASLINPVMYQADPSSATTASFTPPGALPAPAAXKDGFSYAPTSETNH from the exons ATGCCTCG ATACTATTGCGACTATTGCGACACTTATCTCACCCACGATTcc CCATCAGTCAGAAAACAACATAATGCTGGCTACAAACACAAG GCAAATGTTCGTTCATATTATCAACAATTTGAGGAGCAACAAACTCAGAGCTTAATTGATCAACGGATTAAAGAGCATCTTGGGCAGGCTGCAGCATTCCAAGTGGGTGCAACTTTTAACCAACACCTGATGTCCGTCCCAGGAAACCCTCAAAGGCCCCGTCTTCCTGTTT ACCCCCCTATCTTGATTGCTGGAGCATCTTCTCAGCCGCCTATGACCTTACCATTGATACCAGGAGTTAGGCCTCCTGTTTTGCCCCGCCCGTTGTTGGTGCGTAGACTAAATCTTTTTGGTTTCTTCTATTGCTTAATTATTTTGATACCACGTGTGATT AGGAAAGGCATTTTCGACGTCTTttacaaaaatatggacttgggtaattgCA TTCAGGGTGAAAATCTGCCCCACTTGATTGTGGGTGTGACCGCATCTGCTGATTTTCCAACCTTGGGTTTT GACTGGGTAGGAAGCGGGGTGGGGATGTGCAGTTTAGTTGGGG GTTATGGTGTTGCCCCTAATGTTCCAACTGTTCCTCCAACTGCTATGCCACCTGGTGCAACTTCTATGCCAATGCAGATGAACCACCTTCCTAGGCCACCTACATTGGCACCTCCAGCTTCAGGGGCTACAATGACCCCTAACTCAAATGGTGCTGCCTCTCTGATCAATCCTGTTATGTATCAAGCTGATCCATCATCAGCTACAACTGCAAGCTTCACACCTCCAGGTGCACTTCCTGCTCCTGCTG ACAAGGATGGTTTTTCATATGCTCCAACCTCTGAGACCAACCACTAA